tataagagcgtttttgacacatttttttaaatacataaGGACATTTTCTTGCGCACGTTTAACATTTTggaaatactactccctccgtcccgaaataactgtctcgactttgtactaacttcagtacaaagttgtactaaggttaagacacttattttaggatggAGCGGAGTACATGGTTAACATTCTTTTAATACATCTTGTAATTTCTATGTTTTTTCATAGACAATGTACATTTTTGTATAAATCAGGAACATATTTTATATATGTTTAAAAaataaatacatgattaatatttttgaaaaatatgtTTTGACGTCTATCTTCttcaacacatgtctacatttttaATGCATATTGTAAATTTTTTTGAATACATCAGAAACATCTCTTTATGCATGTTTCACATCGTTTCATATATACGCTTTAATGTCTACTTCTTTCCTACATGTtgtacatttttcttatacataTGAAACATTTTGTATACAGGTTAAACATTTTCTCacatacatgattaacatttcttGGAACATAACTTTTGATGTCTAATTTCTTCATGCACATGTACAATTTTAATATACACCTGACCCGCAAAAAAAATTATACACCTGAaacatttttgtatacatgtttaacattattTAAATACATgagtaacattttttcaaatacatgttttgatgactattTTTTCATACGCATGGTACATTTTTTTGTGTACATCAGAAATATTTTTATTATACACATTTGAcaattttcaaatacaagattaacattttataaaaatgcgATGAATACTTtaaaaaactaaaaaggaaaataaaaatagaaacgaAAGATACAAAAGTTGAAACATAAAAAATACaaacaaaaagaaaagacaaaatctTGCGTGACTCCCTTCGCCGGCAGGAGCTGCTTGCGATGGAGCCGGCGAAAGCAATGGCGGACGGGGGGTGCTGCAACCGGGGGCGGCCACGCTGCGAACAAGCACACTGACGCCAGTAAGGAGCGTTGACAGCGACGGACGCGCGCGAGCAGAGCCGTGCCTTTATTCGGAAGCGTTGaccgagaggaagaagaaagagtttGCGGTTGAGATGCAGATCAGACGGACCCAATACACTGCATCGGGCGGCTGGGGCGCGATCGGCCGAAACTTTGGGCCGGCGCACCGACGCCTAACAGTCGCTAATAAAATAGTGCTCCAAAAAGAAGTTGGCAACGAAACAATGTTCAATAAAGAGTTGCCAACAGAAACAAGTAAATTTCTCCTCCCTGACAACGAAAAGAATAATTAAATTGccctgaagaagttcaaaaaacaaAACAGTCAAAGCACCAAAATTATTGAAGTATTGTAAGTATATTGAAGTAAAACCAAACAAAATATTGTCTATAAGCCACAGCAAGTACCCAACACAATATTTGCTTGAACAAGTACAGTACATTAAACTTCCTGCCCAGCTCCCCTGCAATATGTGCCGCTTATGGTTAACTTATAAGCGCTTATATAAATTATAAATTGTAAGACGCATAGTGGTCCGGTTCATATACTTGGACTCCATTAAGTAAAGTGTTGATCTACGATACAACAAACACACATACTACCTGATGCTTTTTGACAATGTCATAatatcaaaaaacatcttacattttgaGACAAAGGGAGTACCATATATAACTAAAATTCGTCAAGCTTGGTAGCTGAAATCACATGGTAAGGACAGGGTAAACATGGTGGAAGCTGGCAACTAGGCACATTATATATTAACAAATCTCCTATGCTTCTGACTTATATTGAGTTCTCAGTACTGTAGTTATTCGTATAATATACATGAACAACAAGTTAGAGGGATCTGGAAGAACAGTAATAGATTTTGAACATATCTTGATTCATGACATGAAATTATCTTCTTTCCTCAGTCTTCTGTCATTTTATTTGACGGATAGACTTGAATACTGGTACCACGTATGGCAACTACAACCTTTGTACGTTAATGTGCAGCAGGATTTGCCAATTTTTCGAGAATAGGGTTGAGTTGGCACTCGGTAGATCAGAATTTAAGCGCCATCGTCTGTCCCAATAAAGACCTGGAGTGTGTAAGTCAACGGGTGTGTTTTCGGTCATTGAGCATCTTCTTCGCTGCAGAACCAATTTTTAATCTAATAGTCAAATCTCCAAGATGCAAATCTGCAAACTAAACTAAAAAAATCTATCAATATTTGTAGAACATGGTCCTCAGGGAATCTTTAATGTACATCTGCATAATTTGAGGATTGTATATTTGAGGAATTCCAGCTGTGCATTTGCTACCATGATCACAACACTTGCAGTTTTCTACAGAAGCAGCATTTGCAGAACTACAACTCTAATACAAACACCAGAGATGTGCCTCCATAATAATtgagaaacaaaaatagaaaactatATACATGACAGGGCTAGTGACATATTAAACATATATGGCCATGTGCCCATGTGCTCACCAAATCCACCCTCTTTATTAAACCTTAACGATTCTATCACAATATCAAATGCCCATATTACACTTACCCAACGTTCTGGAGATGAATTGTACCATTCGATGCAATTTTGTATGCATATACGTATATGATAAACAAATGCGTAAAACGGAACCAAAAtgcaacatattaaagatattttttaatataatatGTGCAGGATGGAGGGGCAAAATTTTATTGCACAATTCAATCTCTACCTTTTTTCATGGTATCACATACTTCTGAACCAGAGACCAACTATTAGGGTACATGATATACATAAGGCATTCAACTTTACAGTAAAATTCTTGGCTTGAAAAACCATGTAGCAGGAGAAGGGGAAGCAGCATAATCTCAACATTCTAGCTTCCTTGAGTGATTTGCAAGTAGGTTGAATGTGGATGGTGATTTTGCAAAAATAACTGCATAACCATCATCCATGTGTTCTGCACCTTCAGGGAAGAGCTGCCATAGAAGGCAGCCTCCTCCAATCATTCCACTCTCCCAAGAGCCCAAGAAATTGTTGTACACTGTCTGCATGAAAGTTTCGCGGAACTCATTTTCAAACTTGCCATCCTTCAGTGATAATCCAAACTCCCCGATCACGATGGGCATGGCCAGCAAGTTTGCTGCATCATCAATATGTTGTTGCATCCAAGTGTTCACAAACTGAACGTGGCTCTCCTCTGTTGAGTCAGGCAACCTAGCAAAAGAAATCCTAAGCTCAGCCCTGATAGTAAATTCCATATTTCTATGAAGTGTTTTAATTTAGCCACTATAGCTACTCAGCTGTATATGTTTTGTGGGATCAGACATGAGGACTTACCAAGTGTCTGAATAAATATGAACTGAAGCTAAATCAATTCCCATTGCTTGATGGTTCCTGATGAAGTCCGTTCCAACATGCCCTGAATAATCATCTGGGTTGACGAGCAAAAGTTCTGGAGTAGACGGACCATAATACCCTTCAATACCAATCTCCACGAGATGCATAGTATCTATAGACTTCACGTAAGATGCCATCTCTTCTATCCATGCCTACAAGAACCCAATGTCTTCAAAATGTACAGTGGACAAACAAACATGGAACATAAAAGTTCACAAAAATAAGACCACAATAAAGGACCTGCAGCGTATCGCCTGATGGATCTGAAGGGCAGCGCGGCTCGTTAATCAGCTCCCAGGCAAGAATGGTAGGATCGTCTTTGTAGGCCTCATTTGTGATTGTGTTTATTCTTGACAAAACAGCCTAAACAAAGGAAACATATGCACAGTATTGAAACTCTGATACAGCAGGAATACAGAATTCAGAGCTGGCAAACTAAAATTAGCAGTAACAATTTGCTGGTATCATTTCATATAGCTATGCATATGATGATTTCCATTGGTCACGCAGCATGATAGATATCAGGAACCCATTTCGGTGGCTATTTGAGGTACGAAACCAGAAATTTACCTCAACAAAAGCTTTGTAGTACCCTTTAAGTGTTGGATCAGAGAAGAAGTCATCGTCAGAAGTAAGATCTACGCCAGCCTCCTTGCCCCATCTTACATACTGCGCCTTCCCTCCATAATCTTCCCAGTTATTACATAGTGACAGTATTAACCGCATCTTATACCTTCTTGCCTCACTGACCACGAAATCTAGCGCCTGGCAAACAGATATGATAAAATCAGACACCAAAACCCAAAGAAACGCCACACCTTGCAGAGATTAGACTTTTATACCAAAAATGCAAATTTCTTTAAGAAATGTATGATGAGCATCCAGTTTCACTTGTTTCCATTTTCTTGTCTTCCTTTTGGCGAGTGGGTCAGTGGGGCATGTGAATGAGATAGCAATTTCATCCAAACCACGGCATAAAATGTAAGATCCAGCTAATTCATTGATGATCTAACAAGAAAAGCACTACCCGCCCATGCATTTCATCAAGCAGGTGCCCGTCTCCACAGGCAGCTCACCTGGAACACCTCCTCGTCGTAGCAGAATGGCGCGGTCTGCAGCGCGTGGTACCCTCCGTCAGCGAACGCCCAGGTGCGGCACACGTTGAGCCCCGCCCCGGCAGCCTCGGCAATGGCCGCGGTCACGCGCGGCCGCGTGGCCTCGTCGGCGGCGAAGGACATGAGCCAGTAGGTGTTGAACCCGTGGATGATGAAGGGGCGCTCCGCCGCCCCCGTTACCAGGTGAGCACCTCGCCCCTCCACCGCTGCCCATTCCTCCTCCGCGTCCGGCTCCTGCGACATCACGGTGGAAGCGAGGCCGAGGAGGACGTAGGGGAGGAGTGGGACGCGAGGCGTCGTCGTGCTCCAGGCGGTGGCGGGCGCGGGACATATCATATCGACCATTTAGTCAACGCGCGAGTGGTTTTTCTACCGTCCCCGGAATCCGGATCCATTATCAGTGGTTCGCTTCAAAATGTTTAGTTAACAATACCATTTGTTTTCGTTAATTAACGTGTATTATCATGTTTCGGTGGGTACCAACAACAATAATGCACTTGTTTTGGATCAAGTTTGCTGATACACGACGAGAGTGGATTTTTGGAGCCGGGTGCATTAGACGACCTTATTTAAATAGTTTAACAATCAAATTTAAAGTTTCGATTTTTTTAAAAGAATTCTACATGATCATATGAATATGAATGTATACTACACATGTGTAAAGTATGATGATGAAATAAGTAAACAGGTAAGCTATACAAAAAATGACAAGATGGTGATTTCCTAATAGTGAATAATACATGCATTGTTCATCTTTTCAAAATCACGATTTTGTCAAAAAAATTGTAACTCGCATGGTCATTTGTTTCAGCATTACAATTTGCACATGTGTAatatacatacatataaacatgtTGATTTTTTTAAAAGAGTAAAACTTCAAAACAACATTTTGATATTATTTAAAATATAGGGCTCACTGGAGCTCGTTCTCCAAAATAACATTTTTGGATACATGATGATACACAATGAAATATTAAGATACACGAGAGACTCTTAGCTGGTTGGGCCGAGCCTTATGCGTCAGGTCGAGGTGAGCCGACGCAGGAAGAGGAGGGGGCTCCTATACCGCGCCTTCAGCGCCCCGCAAGAGAAGTGGCGCCCGCAGCAGCCGCTGGATGGGCCGGCCCACGATCGCGCAACCACCAACGCGAAAAATGACCGGCAAAAATACATCCCGACTGGGATTCGATCAACCGACCTCGCGCTTCCACACGGAGAGGCTAGCCACTGCACCAGCTCACTACTATTGCCTATTAACAGCGCGAAAGCTTTAAAGAATATAAATGTAGACTCGTTATTTATTGCGCATTACACTATAGCATTTATATTTTCCAATTATTTGAAAATATCTTCACATATTACAGATGGAGTTCATGAGCATGCAAAAAAAAGTTCGCCTATTCAAAAATTAGTTCACCAACTCGAAAAAGTTCATTTATTCAAAAACAGTTTACGGATTCAaaagaagttcatcaattttaaaaaaaagttcaccgattttgaaaaaagttcatcgattttggaaaaagtttacctaaattgaaaaaagttcatcgattttgaaaacaagttcatgtgaattgaaaaaagttcatcgattttgaaaataagttcatcgattttgagaaaaagctcatcaattttgcaaaaaagttcatcaattttaagaaaaacttcagaaaatcataaaaatttcatcaaatttgaaaaataagttcCCCTATTCTGAAAatggttcatcaatttgaaaaaagttcacgagt
This window of the Triticum aestivum cultivar Chinese Spring chromosome 5D, IWGSC CS RefSeq v2.1, whole genome shotgun sequence genome carries:
- the LOC123124587 gene encoding mannan endo-1,4-beta-mannosidase 8 → MVDMICPAPATAWSTTTPRVPLLPYVLLGLASTVMSQEPDAEEEWAAVEGRGAHLVTGAAERPFIIHGFNTYWLMSFAADEATRPRVTAAIAEAAGAGLNVCRTWAFADGGYHALQTAPFCYDEEVFQALDFVVSEARRYKMRLILSLCNNWEDYGGKAQYVRWGKEAGVDLTSDDDFFSDPTLKGYYKAFVEAVLSRINTITNEAYKDDPTILAWELINEPRCPSDPSGDTLQAWIEEMASYVKSIDTMHLVEIGIEGYYGPSTPELLLVNPDDYSGHVGTDFIRNHQAMGIDLASVHIYSDTWLPDSTEESHVQFVNTWMQQHIDDAANLLAMPIVIGEFGLSLKDGKFENEFRETFMQTVYNNFLGSWESGMIGGGCLLWQLFPEGAEHMDDGYAVIFAKSPSTFNLLANHSRKLEC